In Candidatus Kaistella beijingensis, a genomic segment contains:
- a CDS encoding nucleoid-associated protein, which produces MLSKIIVHKVGNKINQESLILSQEELKLEDDMKVLLQDFFLKNFKSEEQFRFYSDSYLVNNPVYSSVSEIFEDKNKFVWESENLAKHLYEITENPRVQSGELFIVYFEGEENADGNKIDSIGIFKTENKNPFLKIFPQNETFEIEKDYGIGLSKLDKGALIYNTGRETGYAVSVIDNNKNGDIYYWFEDFLKVKQRDDEYFHTQETLAVYKDFITKQLPTEFEVSKADQADFLNKSINFFKEKEKFDFEEFTNEVLEDKNVIESFSNFKSDYENDMQVSISEDFAINEAAVKKQSRGFKSVIKLDKNFHIYVHGDRKMIETGQDEKGKYYRLYFEEEK; this is translated from the coding sequence ATGCTCTCCAAAATAATCGTCCACAAAGTCGGAAACAAAATCAATCAGGAATCTTTAATTCTCTCACAAGAAGAGTTGAAACTGGAAGATGATATGAAAGTACTTCTGCAAGATTTTTTCCTGAAAAATTTCAAATCAGAAGAGCAGTTTCGTTTCTACAGCGATTCTTATTTGGTGAACAATCCCGTTTATTCCTCAGTTTCCGAAATTTTTGAAGACAAAAATAAATTCGTTTGGGAAAGCGAGAATTTGGCAAAACATCTTTACGAAATCACCGAAAATCCGCGTGTTCAAAGCGGTGAACTCTTCATCGTTTATTTTGAAGGGGAGGAAAACGCGGACGGAAATAAAATAGACTCTATTGGAATATTTAAAACAGAAAATAAAAATCCTTTCCTGAAAATTTTCCCTCAAAACGAAACCTTTGAAATTGAAAAAGATTATGGGATCGGACTTTCAAAACTGGATAAAGGTGCGTTGATTTATAATACGGGCAGAGAGACCGGTTATGCAGTCTCCGTGATTGACAACAACAAAAACGGCGACATCTATTATTGGTTCGAAGATTTTCTAAAAGTAAAACAACGCGACGACGAATATTTCCACACCCAAGAAACACTCGCAGTTTACAAAGATTTCATCACCAAACAATTGCCAACAGAATTCGAGGTTTCAAAAGCCGACCAAGCCGATTTCCTCAACAAATCCATCAACTTTTTCAAGGAAAAAGAAAAATTCGATTTCGAGGAATTTACCAACGAAGTTTTAGAAGACAAAAACGTCATCGAAAGTTTCAGCAACTTCAAATCCGATTACGAAAACGATATGCAGGTTTCAATTTCAGAGGATTTTGCGATTAATGAAGCGGCGGTGAAAAAGCAGAGCAGGGGTTTCAAAAGTGTCATCAAACTCGATAAAAATTTCCACATCTATGTTCACGGCGACCGAAAGATGATTGAGACAGGGCAGGACGAAAAGGGAAAATATTACCGACTTTATTTCGAGGAAGAAAAATAG
- a CDS encoding LLM class flavin-dependent oxidoreductase produces the protein MQFHKDKTPQKALGKMRDAHCTNRKIRLGTGGTMMMNYSPYKMAETFKTLSAYAPGKIDFGAGRAPGGYGKSILALSEGKDTRFQDLYKKFSETLHLMNDENGEDYFNQNVVANPTGWRTALLSRIKNGTSEEK, from the coding sequence GTGCAATTTCACAAGGACAAAACGCCACAAAAAGCGTTGGGAAAAATGCGCGACGCTCACTGCACAAACCGAAAAATTCGTTTGGGAACGGGCGGAACAATGATGATGAATTATTCTCCGTACAAAATGGCGGAGACTTTCAAAACTTTATCCGCTTACGCCCCGGGCAAAATTGATTTTGGTGCAGGACGCGCTCCGGGCGGCTACGGAAAATCCATTTTGGCTTTATCTGAAGGCAAAGACACACGTTTTCAGGATCTTTATAAAAAATTCTCGGAAACTTTACATTTAATGAACGATGAAAACGGTGAGGATTATTTCAACCAGAATGTGGTCGCAAATCCTACAGGATGGAGAACGGCTTTATTGAGCAGAATAAAAAATGGCACATCCGAGGAGAAATAA
- the dnaK gene encoding molecular chaperone DnaK → MSKIIGIDLGTTNSCVAVMEGKDPVVIPNAEGKRTTPSVVAFTKDGERLVGDPAKRQAVTNPQNTVYSIKRFIGTHFKDDASEIGRVAYKVVSGPNDTVKVKIDDREYTPQEISAMILQKMKKTAEDYLGQEVTRAVITVPAYFNDSQRQATKEAGEIAGLKVERIINEPTAAALAYGLDKGHKDQKIAVYDLGGGTFDISILDLGDGVFEVLSTNGDTHLGGDDFDDVIINWLVDEFKNEEGVDLKADPIALQRLKEAAEKAKIELSATTQTEINLPYITATATGPKHLVKTLTRAKFEQLSEDLVRRSMEPCKKALSDAGLQTSDIDEVILVGGSTRIPIIQEQVEKFFGKKPSKGVNPDEVVAIGAAIQGGVLTGDVKDVLLLDVTPLSLGIETMGSVFTKLIEANTTIPTKKSEVFSTASDNQPAVSIRVGQGERPMFNDNKEIGRFDLTDIPPAPRGVPQIEVTFDIDANGILSVSAKDKGTGKEQSIKIQASSGLSDAEIERMKREAEENASADAKRKEEVELFNKADGLIFQTEKQLKEFGDKLSADKKAAIETAVAELKTAFEAKDADATKIKTEALDAAWMAASEELYAAGQQAQGAEQAQGNPTGNAGAAEDVQDADFEEVK, encoded by the coding sequence ATGAGTAAAATAATTGGAATCGACTTAGGTACGACCAACTCTTGTGTTGCCGTAATGGAGGGTAAAGACCCTGTTGTAATTCCTAATGCGGAAGGTAAAAGAACAACGCCATCTGTTGTGGCATTCACGAAAGACGGAGAAAGATTGGTAGGAGATCCTGCAAAAAGACAGGCGGTAACCAATCCTCAAAATACGGTATATTCTATCAAAAGATTTATTGGAACGCACTTTAAAGACGATGCTTCTGAAATCGGAAGAGTAGCCTACAAAGTAGTTTCCGGACCGAACGATACGGTAAAAGTAAAAATTGACGACAGAGAATATACGCCGCAAGAAATTTCTGCAATGATTTTGCAAAAAATGAAAAAAACGGCAGAAGATTATCTTGGTCAGGAAGTAACAAGAGCGGTAATTACAGTTCCAGCTTACTTCAACGACAGCCAAAGACAAGCCACCAAAGAAGCCGGAGAAATCGCAGGTTTGAAAGTTGAAAGAATTATCAACGAACCAACGGCTGCAGCATTGGCTTATGGTTTGGATAAAGGACATAAAGACCAAAAAATCGCGGTGTACGATTTAGGTGGTGGAACTTTTGACATCTCAATCCTTGATTTGGGTGACGGTGTTTTCGAAGTTTTGTCTACAAATGGTGACACACATTTAGGAGGTGACGATTTTGACGATGTAATCATCAACTGGTTGGTTGACGAATTTAAAAATGAAGAAGGGGTAGATTTGAAAGCGGATCCAATCGCACTTCAGCGTTTGAAAGAAGCGGCTGAAAAAGCAAAAATTGAACTTTCTGCAACTACGCAAACAGAAATCAACCTTCCTTATATCACAGCGACTGCGACAGGTCCAAAACACTTGGTAAAAACATTGACGAGAGCGAAATTTGAGCAACTTTCCGAAGATTTGGTAAGACGTTCAATGGAGCCTTGTAAAAAAGCGTTATCTGATGCAGGTTTGCAAACTTCTGACATTGATGAGGTAATTTTAGTGGGTGGTTCTACAAGAATTCCAATCATCCAGGAACAGGTTGAAAAATTCTTCGGTAAAAAACCGTCAAAAGGCGTAAATCCTGACGAAGTTGTGGCTATTGGTGCCGCAATTCAGGGGGGAGTTTTAACCGGTGATGTGAAAGACGTTCTTTTATTAGACGTTACGCCACTTTCATTGGGTATTGAAACGATGGGTTCTGTTTTCACCAAATTAATTGAAGCGAACACGACTATTCCTACTAAAAAATCTGAGGTTTTCTCTACGGCAAGCGACAATCAGCCTGCAGTTTCCATTAGAGTTGGACAAGGAGAAAGACCAATGTTTAATGACAATAAAGAAATCGGAAGATTTGATTTGACCGACATTCCACCGGCTCCAAGAGGCGTTCCACAGATCGAGGTAACTTTCGATATCGACGCAAACGGTATTTTGAGCGTTTCCGCGAAAGATAAAGGAACAGGAAAAGAACAATCGATTAAAATTCAGGCAAGTTCAGGACTTTCTGACGCTGAAATTGAAAGAATGAAACGCGAAGCCGAAGAAAATGCTTCTGCCGATGCAAAAAGAAAAGAAGAAGTTGAACTCTTCAACAAAGCCGACGGTTTGATTTTCCAAACTGAAAAGCAATTGAAAGAATTTGGCGACAAACTTTCAGCTGACAAAAAAGCAGCCATCGAAACTGCCGTTGCAGAATTAAAAACCGCTTTCGAAGCAAAAGATGCCGATGCTACGAAAATCAAAACCGAAGCTTTAGACGCAGCTTGGATGGCCGCTTCAGAAGAACTTTACGCAGCAGGACAACAAGCGCAAGGTGCAGAACAAGCACAAGGAAATCCTACAGGAAACGCAGGAGCAGCAGAAGATGTTCAGGATGCGGATTTTGAAGAAGTGAAGTAA
- a CDS encoding T9SS type A sorting domain-containing protein, with protein MKTKLFSLMALLPIITFAQYNNGGLSTGATSNNGTAAPAGYTWSEVQNNTGNSTESNTTAGVGCQKVGTNSNFCADDFIIPAGQSWTISSIELFGYQTGYSGTTSPFTGVTLNIFSSNPSAAGAVSVFGDDTTNRFASSSDGMMYRIFNSSVPAPGNPVGTTRRIWKVIGTASKTLAAGTYWLKFQLDAGATGNFAPPVTLPGTRGLATFNAVQYQSATSTWTPLIDAGNPSSAPDYTMDMPFIINYTVLGTNENLQYDNRVVLYPNPAKDYFKLNLPPESKKASTIVFVYDAAGKLIQSFNYSESYDIRKLSAGIYLLKINDGQNVKTAKLIKR; from the coding sequence ATGAAAACAAAACTATTTTCTTTAATGGCTTTATTGCCAATCATCACATTTGCACAATACAACAACGGTGGCTTAAGCACGGGCGCAACTTCTAACAATGGTACAGCCGCACCCGCTGGTTACACATGGTCTGAAGTACAAAACAATACAGGTAACAGTACCGAATCTAATACTACTGCAGGTGTAGGCTGCCAAAAAGTTGGAACAAATTCCAATTTCTGTGCGGACGATTTTATTATTCCTGCAGGACAAAGTTGGACAATAAGCTCCATTGAACTTTTCGGATATCAAACAGGTTATTCCGGCACAACAAGCCCTTTTACGGGGGTTACTCTAAACATTTTTTCTTCTAATCCTTCGGCTGCAGGAGCGGTTAGTGTTTTTGGGGACGATACCACCAATCGATTTGCATCAAGTAGTGATGGTATGATGTATCGAATTTTCAATTCCAGTGTACCTGCTCCAGGTAATCCAGTGGGAACGACGAGAAGAATTTGGAAAGTGATAGGAACCGCTTCAAAAACTCTTGCTGCGGGAACATACTGGTTGAAATTTCAATTGGACGCAGGTGCGACAGGAAACTTTGCTCCTCCGGTAACTTTGCCGGGAACGAGAGGATTAGCTACTTTCAATGCAGTTCAATACCAAAGTGCAACTTCAACTTGGACTCCACTCATAGATGCTGGAAATCCATCATCGGCACCAGATTACACAATGGATATGCCTTTTATTATCAATTATACTGTTTTAGGAACTAATGAAAACTTGCAATACGACAATAGAGTTGTGCTTTATCCTAATCCAGCGAAAGATTATTTTAAACTGAACTTACCCCCTGAAAGCAAAAAGGCAAGCACCATTGTTTTCGTTTACGATGCCGCAGGAAAACTAATACAGTCATTTAACTATAGTGAATCTTATGACATTAGAAAACTTTCTGCGGGTATTTATCTTCTTAAAATAAATGATGGTCAAAATGTAAAAACAGCAAAATTGATTAAGAGATAA
- a CDS encoding c-type cytochrome: MRKFLILGVLAVTFSCSKKVESNAESNVMLEEPAVVAVDSAAAGKHEGLALIEGADCLTCHKVDAKVVGPSYQEVADKYTDADIDMLATKIIEGGKGNWGEIPMTPHAGMSKETAKKMVEYILTLKK; the protein is encoded by the coding sequence ATGAGAAAATTTCTAATTCTAGGCGTTTTAGCTGTTACATTTTCCTGTAGCAAAAAAGTGGAATCCAACGCAGAAAGCAACGTAATGCTTGAAGAACCTGCAGTGGTAGCAGTAGATTCAGCAGCAGCTGGAAAACATGAAGGTTTAGCCCTCATAGAGGGTGCAGATTGCTTGACTTGCCATAAAGTAGACGCTAAAGTTGTGGGTCCTTCATATCAAGAAGTTGCGGACAAATATACCGATGCAGACATCGATATGCTTGCCACAAAAATAATCGAAGGCGGTAAAGGAAATTGGGGCGAAATCCCAATGACTCCACATGCAGGAATGAGCAAAGAAACTGCAAAAAAGATGGTGGAATATATTCTGACTTTGAAGAAATAA
- a CDS encoding c-type cytochrome produces MKSLKTLAFAAVTLALLSCGGDKKDSIPTASSETSATTETTASSSSPSSYDPKRGLGPHENVDVSKFDPAMAAAGKKIADVKCTSCHKPTEEKLVGPGWKGVTTRQTPEWIMNFISNPDPMIDVDPELQKQLELCLVRMPNQGLNDTEAREVLEYMREIDGAK; encoded by the coding sequence ATGAAATCATTAAAAACATTGGCTTTTGCAGCTGTAACTCTCGCTCTTCTATCTTGCGGTGGCGACAAGAAAGACTCAATTCCGACCGCATCTAGCGAAACTAGTGCTACAACAGAAACTACCGCAAGTTCTTCCAGTCCTTCTTCTTATGATCCGAAAAGAGGTCTTGGTCCCCACGAAAATGTTGATGTAAGCAAATTCGATCCTGCAATGGCTGCAGCCGGTAAAAAAATCGCTGACGTAAAATGTACTTCTTGCCACAAACCTACGGAAGAAAAATTAGTGGGTCCGGGTTGGAAAGGCGTTACTACAAGACAAACTCCGGAATGGATTATGAATTTTATTTCTAATCCTGATCCAATGATTGATGTAGATCCTGAATTACAAAAACAACTAGAACTTTGTTTGGTAAGAATGCCAAACCAAGGTTTGAACGATACTGAAGCACGCGAAGTTCTCGAATACATGCGAGAAATCGACGGAGCGAAGTAA
- the nosZ gene encoding Sec-dependent nitrous-oxide reductase: MKSLKLFGLSVIAAITVLTGCKPKGTENAVSGDAAEKVYVAPGKYDEFYNFVSGGFNGQVNVYGLPSGRLLKVLPVFAQNPENGYGYSEETKPMLQTSHGFIPWDDQHHLSLSQTNGEVDGRWLFANANNTPRVARLDLKTFKTVEILELPNSAGNHSSPFLTENTEYVVAGTRFAVPTDDKNGDVPINTMKENFKGVLSFIGINKDSGDMDLSFQIEAPGINFDLSHAGKGKSTDWFFFSCYNSEKANTLLEVNASQNDKDFIMAVNWKKAAELVKAGKGRKVQTEYAHNKFDEKTHTATSTMKKEVTVLSVEDMKEAMYLIPCPKSPHGCDVDPTGEYIIGSGKLAALIPVFSFDKIQKAIADKAFSGDYDGVTVIKYEAALHGEVQKPGLGPLHTEFDGKGNAYTSMFVSSEVVKWNIKDLKVLDRQPTFYSVGHLMIPGGDSKKPFGKYLVAYNKITKDRYLPTGPELAQSAQLYDISGDKMKLLLDFPTFGEPHYAQACPGDLISKNQVKFFKIAENQHPYATKGEAESKVVREGNKVHVYMTSIRSHFAPDNIEGIRVGDEVYFHVTNLEQDWDVPHGFAIKGAQNAELLIMPGETCTLLWKPLKAGMYPMYCTDFCSALHQEMQGYVRVSPAGSSTPLIYSLNNKKDNAQGPVKQGETK; the protein is encoded by the coding sequence ATGAAAAGTTTAAAATTATTTGGACTTTCTGTCATTGCTGCCATTACAGTTTTGACAGGATGCAAACCAAAAGGAACCGAAAACGCCGTAAGTGGCGACGCCGCTGAAAAAGTGTACGTTGCTCCAGGAAAATACGACGAGTTTTATAACTTCGTGAGTGGCGGTTTCAACGGACAGGTAAACGTTTACGGATTACCGAGCGGAAGATTGCTAAAAGTTCTTCCAGTTTTCGCCCAAAACCCTGAAAACGGTTATGGATACAGCGAAGAAACAAAACCGATGCTTCAGACTTCCCACGGATTTATTCCTTGGGATGACCAACACCACCTTTCACTTTCGCAAACCAACGGTGAAGTGGACGGAAGATGGTTGTTTGCGAATGCGAACAATACACCGCGAGTGGCTCGTCTTGATTTGAAAACATTCAAAACAGTAGAAATTTTAGAACTTCCGAATTCTGCGGGAAATCACTCCTCACCTTTCTTGACTGAAAATACAGAGTATGTTGTTGCAGGAACACGTTTCGCAGTTCCAACGGATGATAAAAACGGTGACGTTCCTATCAATACCATGAAAGAAAATTTCAAAGGCGTTTTATCTTTCATCGGAATTAATAAAGACAGCGGAGATATGGATTTATCTTTCCAGATTGAAGCTCCGGGAATTAACTTTGACCTTTCTCACGCAGGTAAAGGAAAATCTACTGATTGGTTCTTCTTCTCTTGCTACAATTCTGAGAAAGCAAACACGCTTCTTGAAGTGAACGCTTCCCAAAATGATAAAGACTTTATCATGGCGGTGAACTGGAAAAAAGCAGCCGAATTGGTGAAAGCAGGCAAAGGTAGAAAAGTTCAAACTGAATACGCTCACAATAAATTCGACGAGAAAACACACACCGCAACTTCAACCATGAAAAAAGAAGTTACTGTACTTTCTGTGGAAGATATGAAGGAAGCAATGTATTTAATTCCTTGTCCAAAATCTCCTCACGGATGTGACGTTGACCCAACTGGTGAATACATCATTGGTTCAGGTAAATTGGCAGCTTTAATCCCTGTTTTCAGTTTTGATAAAATTCAGAAAGCAATTGCTGACAAAGCGTTTAGTGGAGATTATGACGGTGTAACTGTTATTAAATATGAAGCCGCTCTTCACGGTGAGGTTCAAAAACCGGGATTAGGTCCGCTTCACACCGAGTTTGACGGAAAAGGAAATGCCTACACTTCTATGTTCGTTTCTTCTGAAGTGGTGAAATGGAACATCAAAGATTTGAAAGTTCTTGACAGACAGCCTACTTTCTACTCCGTTGGTCACTTGATGATTCCAGGTGGAGACAGCAAAAAACCTTTCGGAAAATATTTGGTAGCGTATAATAAAATTACCAAAGACCGATATTTACCAACAGGTCCTGAATTGGCGCAATCTGCACAATTGTACGACATTAGTGGTGACAAAATGAAGCTTTTGCTTGACTTCCCTACTTTTGGTGAGCCGCATTATGCACAAGCTTGTCCGGGAGATTTAATTTCTAAAAATCAGGTGAAATTCTTCAAGATTGCTGAAAATCAGCACCCTTATGCAACTAAAGGTGAAGCGGAAAGCAAAGTGGTAAGAGAAGGAAACAAAGTTCATGTTTATATGACCTCCATCCGTTCTCACTTCGCTCCCGACAATATTGAAGGAATCAGAGTCGGTGACGAAGTCTACTTCCACGTTACAAATCTTGAGCAAGATTGGGACGTTCCACACGGATTCGCAATCAAAGGCGCACAAAATGCCGAACTCTTAATTATGCCTGGAGAAACTTGCACCCTACTTTGGAAACCTCTAAAAGCAGGAATGTATCCGATGTATTGTACCGACTTCTGTTCTGCACTACACCAAGAAATGCAAGGTTACGTAAGAGTATCACCTGCAGGAAGCAGCACTCCTTTAATTTATTCACTGAATAATAAGAAAGACAATGCACAAGGTCCTGTAAAACAAGGTGAAACCAAATAA
- a CDS encoding nitrous oxide reductase accessory protein NosL: protein MELKKSLIIAGSVLAFMSCQQSGPKDFLLGKDQCDNCKMTITELKYAAELITQKGKVYKFDDISCMTMYESSNPDKATNAKKYVIDFPSEKFLETTKATFIKGGNIKSPMGGNTQAYQNKSAAEKAAATLGASLTK from the coding sequence ATGGAATTGAAAAAAAGTTTGATCATTGCAGGTTCAGTTTTGGCATTTATGTCTTGTCAACAATCAGGTCCGAAAGATTTTCTTCTTGGTAAAGACCAATGCGACAACTGCAAAATGACCATTACCGAACTGAAATATGCGGCAGAATTAATCACCCAAAAAGGAAAGGTTTACAAATTCGACGACATCAGCTGTATGACGATGTACGAAAGCTCCAATCCCGACAAAGCAACCAACGCCAAAAAATATGTAATTGATTTCCCATCCGAAAAATTTTTGGAAACCACGAAAGCGACTTTCATTAAAGGTGGAAACATCAAATCACCAATGGGTGGAAATACACAGGCTTATCAAAACAAATCGGCAGCAGAAAAAGCAGCAGCAACTTTGGGCGCAAGTTTAACCAAATAA
- a CDS encoding nitrous oxide reductase family maturation protein NosD, with the protein MFRVLFLFLPIFIFSNILKVGKNEKFKTIQSAVASSQSGDSILVESGHYKEGNINITKPLTIIGIGRPVLDGEMKYEILSFRANHIVLKGFKIINSGEDEVENIGAIRLYNSQYTTIEDNIFENNYFGIYIQRGYKCLIKNNKITSTRAKSQEGSGDGIHAWVSQEIWIKNNYISGHKDGIYLEKVINSYIYHNNSVKNLRYGLHFMFANDNVYVNNTFDNNNAGVAVMYSNNVGMVGNRFVNNWGDGSYGLLLKDISFSKIKHNIFESNTVAIFLDGATKIDFYKNDFENNGWGMKINANCMENRVINNNFINNTFDVSTNGTMVMNDFKKNYWDKYEGYDLNKDGTGDVKFHPLSLYSYLVEKNPSVMLLFKTFIVDLLDKTEKIIPSLTPESFVDEEPLMKKIKI; encoded by the coding sequence ATGTTCAGAGTATTGTTTCTGTTTCTCCCCATTTTTATTTTTTCAAACATTTTAAAAGTCGGGAAGAACGAAAAATTTAAAACCATACAAAGCGCTGTCGCCTCCTCACAAAGTGGCGACAGTATTTTAGTGGAAAGTGGCCATTACAAGGAAGGCAACATCAACATTACCAAACCTTTGACAATTATTGGAATTGGAAGACCTGTCTTGGATGGCGAAATGAAATATGAAATTTTGTCTTTCCGCGCGAATCACATTGTTTTGAAGGGGTTTAAAATCATCAATTCAGGCGAAGACGAGGTGGAAAATATTGGTGCAATTCGTCTTTACAACAGCCAGTACACCACCATTGAAGACAATATTTTCGAGAATAATTATTTTGGAATTTACATTCAGCGTGGTTATAAATGTTTGATTAAGAACAACAAAATCACTTCCACTCGTGCAAAATCTCAAGAAGGGAGCGGCGATGGAATTCATGCATGGGTAAGTCAGGAAATTTGGATTAAAAATAATTACATTTCAGGTCACAAAGACGGAATTTACCTTGAAAAGGTCATCAATTCCTACATTTACCACAACAATTCGGTAAAAAATTTAAGGTATGGTTTGCATTTTATGTTTGCGAATGACAATGTTTATGTGAACAACACTTTCGACAACAACAATGCTGGAGTTGCCGTGATGTACAGCAATAATGTGGGAATGGTAGGAAACCGATTCGTCAACAATTGGGGCGATGGAAGTTATGGGTTGTTATTAAAAGACATTTCTTTCAGTAAAATCAAACACAATATTTTTGAGAGTAACACGGTCGCCATTTTCCTTGACGGAGCCACAAAAATCGATTTCTATAAAAATGATTTCGAAAACAACGGATGGGGAATGAAAATCAATGCGAATTGTATGGAAAACCGCGTCATCAACAATAATTTCATCAACAACACCTTCGATGTAAGCACCAACGGAACAATGGTGATGAACGATTTCAAGAAAAATTATTGGGACAAATATGAAGGTTACGACCTCAACAAAGACGGAACAGGAGACGTGAAATTTCATCCTTTAAGTCTATATTCTTATCTCGTGGAAAAAAATCCGTCGGTAATGCTCTTATTTAAAACATTTATTGTGGATTTGCTTGACAAAACGGAAAAGATAATTCCAAGTCTCACTCCCGAAAGTTTTGTGGATGAGGAGCCACTGATGAAGAAAATTAAAATTTAA
- a CDS encoding ABC transporter ATP-binding protein yields MILVKNLTKKFGKFTAIDDVNLSFQNGHSIALIGPNGCGKTTLIKCILGLNVVENGDIFVDEKSVKDDYLYRKNIGYMPQIGRYPENMTIGHTIQMIKDTRKLSEEHLDTELLEDFELEKMYDKKMGNLSGGTTQKVSAVLAFMFDPKIIILDEPTAGLDPLASEILKKKIIKEKNKGKLIIITSHLLSELDDIVSEIIFMNEGKILVHQSVEDLLYQTNSEKISESIVTILKEMKK; encoded by the coding sequence ATGATATTAGTAAAAAATCTCACCAAGAAATTCGGCAAATTCACAGCTATTGATGACGTGAATCTGTCTTTCCAAAACGGTCATTCCATCGCGTTGATCGGTCCGAACGGTTGCGGAAAAACCACTTTAATAAAATGTATTTTAGGATTGAATGTGGTGGAAAACGGCGATATTTTCGTAGACGAAAAAAGCGTTAAAGACGATTATCTTTACCGAAAAAACATCGGTTATATGCCTCAAATCGGGCGATACCCTGAAAACATGACGATTGGTCACACCATCCAAATGATTAAGGACACCCGAAAATTATCGGAAGAACATTTAGACACCGAACTTCTTGAAGATTTCGAGTTGGAAAAAATGTATGACAAAAAAATGGGTAATCTTTCTGGGGGAACCACGCAAAAAGTGAGTGCCGTTTTGGCGTTTATGTTTGACCCGAAAATCATCATTCTCGACGAACCCACTGCAGGACTTGATCCACTTGCTTCGGAAATTTTGAAAAAGAAAATCATCAAAGAAAAAAACAAAGGTAAACTTATCATCATCACCTCGCATTTATTAAGCGAACTCGATGACATTGTGAGCGAAATCATCTTCATGAACGAAGGGAAAATCCTTGTCCATCAATCGGTTGAAGATTTGTTATACCAAACCAATTCGGAAAAAATTTCAGAATCGATTGTGACTATTTTAAAGGAAATGAAAAAGTAA
- a CDS encoding ABC transporter permease subunit, whose product MNKIARFIFFDILKNKIIIFYTILLFILSWSVLGLESNYTKATLSLLNVVLLVVPLVSIIFSTIYVYNSSQFVELLLSQPVPRTKVWFNIFLGLSSALVLAFIIGCGVPILLYSSIETGFSLMIVGILLSTIFTSFAMLSAISSRDKAKGIGISIFIWVFFAIIYDGILLVLMFQFADYPIEGIMATLAGLNPVGLARIFVLLQLNISAMLGASGAIFQQVFGSGGGMGISIVVMLIWAIVPFVLSLIKFNKKDL is encoded by the coding sequence ATGAACAAAATCGCACGTTTTATATTTTTCGATATTTTAAAGAACAAAATCATTATTTTCTACACCATTTTGCTGTTCATTCTTTCTTGGTCAGTTCTTGGTTTAGAAAGTAATTATACCAAAGCTACTTTGAGTTTGCTGAATGTGGTTTTGTTGGTTGTTCCTTTAGTAAGTATTATATTTTCAACAATTTATGTTTACAATAGCAGTCAGTTTGTGGAGTTGCTTTTAAGTCAACCCGTTCCGAGAACCAAGGTTTGGTTTAATATTTTCCTTGGACTTTCGAGCGCATTGGTATTGGCGTTTATCATTGGTTGCGGAGTTCCGATTTTGCTTTATTCTTCGATTGAAACAGGATTTTCGTTAATGATTGTAGGAATTTTGCTCTCTACTATTTTCACCTCTTTTGCGATGCTTTCTGCCATTTCAAGCCGAGACAAAGCCAAAGGAATTGGGATTTCCATTTTCATTTGGGTCTTTTTTGCCATTATTTATGATGGAATTCTTTTGGTTTTGATGTTCCAATTTGCGGATTATCCTATCGAGGGCATTATGGCGACTTTGGCAGGATTAAATCCTGTAGGTTTGGCAAGAATTTTCGTATTGCTGCAACTTAATATTTCCGCGATGCTTGGAGCTTCGGGAGCGATTTTTCAACAGGTTTTCGGTTCAGGAGGCGGAATGGGAATCTCGATTGTCGTGATGTTGATTTGGGCGATTGTTCCTTTTGTTCTGTCTTTGATAAAATTCAATAAAAAAGATTTATAA